The Pseudomonas parafulva genome includes a window with the following:
- a CDS encoding DUF883 family protein, producing MARKNAAVPDSDQIKDQVFSELQALIEESERLLNDSAALVGEEAETLRTQISLKLRQAREAAGNLRDKAKPMVAATQDYIGGHPWQTVALSAGVGLVVGLLLGRRD from the coding sequence ATGGCCCGTAAAAATGCCGCAGTACCCGACAGCGACCAGATCAAGGACCAAGTATTCAGCGAGCTGCAGGCGCTGATCGAGGAATCCGAGCGGTTGCTCAACGACAGCGCTGCGCTGGTTGGCGAAGAGGCCGAAACCCTGCGCACCCAGATCAGCCTCAAGCTGCGTCAGGCCCGGGAAGCGGCCGGCAACCTGCGTGACAAGGCAAAGCCCATGGTCGCGGCCACCCAGGACTACATTGGCGGCCACCCGTGGCAGACCGTGGCACTTTCAGCGGGCGTTGGCCTGGTGGTGGGCCTGCTGCTGGGCCGGCGCGACTGA
- a CDS encoding universal stress protein, producing the protein MQAVRSILVVLDPEHAHSRALTRAKLIASVTDARLHLLMCDKRRDHSTLLSLLGKQLQEDGFDHVTHEAAWRDNLHDTIIHVQQREGCELVIKEHRPDNPLKRALLTPADWKLLRACPCAVLMVKSERPWTGGNVLAAVDVGNQDEDHQRLHASIVDHGYEIARLAKGALHVISAHPSPMLSAADPVYQLSDTIEQRYRQACAAFQAQYGIAGDCLHVAEGPADVLIPHTEKQMDAVVTVIGTVCRTGLTGALIGNTCEVVLDALEGDVLVLKSEEAMAHLADAAR; encoded by the coding sequence ATGCAAGCCGTCCGCAGCATTCTCGTCGTCCTTGACCCTGAGCACGCCCACAGCCGGGCGCTGACGCGCGCCAAGCTGATCGCCAGCGTCACTGACGCGCGCCTGCACTTGTTGATGTGTGACAAGCGCCGCGACCACAGTACGCTGTTGAGCCTGCTGGGCAAGCAGTTGCAGGAAGACGGCTTTGACCACGTCACCCATGAAGCGGCGTGGCGAGACAACCTGCATGACACCATCATCCACGTGCAGCAGCGCGAAGGCTGCGAGTTGGTGATCAAGGAGCATCGCCCCGACAATCCGCTCAAAAGGGCCCTGCTCACCCCTGCCGACTGGAAGCTGCTGCGCGCCTGTCCGTGCGCGGTGCTGATGGTCAAGAGCGAGCGCCCATGGACCGGCGGCAACGTACTGGCGGCGGTGGATGTGGGCAACCAGGACGAAGACCACCAGCGCCTGCATGCCAGTATCGTCGACCACGGCTACGAGATTGCCAGGCTGGCCAAGGGGGCGCTGCATGTGATCAGCGCCCACCCATCGCCGATGCTGTCGGCGGCCGACCCTGTCTATCAACTGAGCGACACCATCGAACAGCGTTATCGCCAGGCGTGCGCGGCTTTCCAGGCACAGTACGGTATCGCCGGCGATTGCCTGCACGTGGCTGAAGGCCCGGCCGATGTGCTCATTCCCCATACGGAAAAACAAATGGATGCGGTGGTGACGGTGATCGGTACCGTGTGCCGCACAGGGCTTACCGGCGCGTTGATTGGCAACACCTGCGAGGTAGTACTCGATGCACTGGAGGGGGATGTACTGGTGTTGAAGAGCGAGGAGGCGATGGCGCATCTGGCGGATGCAGCACGATAG
- a CDS encoding alpha/beta fold hydrolase, whose amino-acid sequence MLRASALAMVCLASGPAIAGQSPTYGAQLEGFDYPHTLKHFDFESQRQSLQMGYMDVPASGNANGRTVVLMHGKNFCAATWETSIDALSKAGYRVIAPDQIGFCTSSKPAHYQYSFQQLASNTHALLEHLGVKQSIVLGHSTGGMLATRYALMYPQQVTRLAMVNPIGLEDWKALGVPYRTVDQWYARELKLDAAGVRDYERKTYYAGRWKPEYERWVQMLVGLNQGPGHERVAWNSALIYDMIFTQPVYHEFKDLQMPTLLLIGDKDTTAIGSDIAPPQVKARLGNYALLGPQVAKLIPKGELITFEGMGHAPQIEEPKRFNRTLIQWLDR is encoded by the coding sequence ATGCTGCGTGCATCCGCCCTGGCCATGGTGTGCCTGGCCAGCGGCCCGGCCATTGCCGGCCAATCGCCTACCTACGGCGCACAGCTCGAAGGGTTTGACTACCCGCATACGCTCAAGCACTTCGACTTCGAATCACAGCGCCAATCGCTGCAAATGGGTTACATGGACGTCCCGGCGTCGGGCAATGCCAACGGCCGCACGGTCGTGCTCATGCACGGCAAGAATTTTTGCGCAGCCACCTGGGAAACCAGCATCGATGCCTTGAGCAAGGCAGGCTACCGCGTTATCGCCCCAGACCAGATCGGTTTCTGCACATCCAGTAAACCTGCGCACTACCAGTACAGCTTCCAGCAACTGGCCAGCAACACCCATGCACTGCTCGAGCACCTGGGGGTGAAGCAGAGCATCGTGCTGGGGCATTCGACCGGGGGGATGCTAGCCACCCGCTACGCCTTGATGTACCCGCAGCAGGTCACGCGCCTGGCCATGGTCAACCCCATCGGCCTGGAGGACTGGAAGGCCCTGGGGGTGCCCTACCGCACCGTTGACCAGTGGTATGCCCGCGAACTCAAGCTCGATGCGGCCGGGGTGCGTGACTATGAGCGCAAAACCTACTATGCCGGCCGCTGGAAACCTGAATATGAGCGCTGGGTGCAGATGCTGGTGGGCCTGAACCAGGGCCCAGGGCACGAGCGGGTGGCGTGGAACTCTGCCTTGATCTACGACATGATCTTCACCCAACCGGTTTATCACGAGTTCAAGGACCTGCAGATGCCAACCCTTTTGTTGATCGGTGACAAGGACACCACGGCAATCGGCAGTGACATCGCACCACCGCAAGTCAAGGCCAGGCTGGGCAACTACGCCTTGCTCGGCCCGCAGGTGGCCAAGCTCATTCCCAAAGGCGAACTGATCACTTTCGAAGGCATGGGCCACGCGCCGCAGATCGAAGAACCCAAGCGTTTCAATCGCACACTGATCCAGTGGCTGGATCGCTAA
- a CDS encoding sigma-70 family RNA polymerase sigma factor, whose protein sequence is MLTSHVPGLLASFQEHYDDLLQFLTRRMRDRQRAADVAHETYLRLAQIDVHAVPVLHPRSFIFRVAGNIAIDALRRDQRLAACHDDSEGMVHVACGAPAPEAALLASERLQILDQALLQLPPKARQALLLNRVEGLTQRQVAQRLGVSESMVAKYIGQALRHCRGWLQKAGVAACMALMLGSWLAWQQAPVWLSDYHTGTGERHMLTLPDGTRVTLNSASAIKVEFDAHARRVVIVAGEALFETSAEARPFVVETAGLPVNGTGARFSVRRDGHVVLGQGAARQGAQALSVAADADAQLAWQRGKLIFNGKPLGQVLAELERYRLGRIVLSDQQLAGLEVSGVFDLDDPHAMLRTLEQRYGLKVTYLPWLAVVY, encoded by the coding sequence ATGCTGACGTCTCACGTGCCGGGCCTGCTGGCAAGTTTCCAGGAACACTATGACGACTTGTTGCAGTTTCTGACCCGGCGCATGCGTGATCGCCAGCGCGCTGCGGACGTTGCCCACGAAACCTACTTGAGGCTTGCGCAGATCGATGTGCACGCTGTGCCGGTGCTGCACCCGCGTAGCTTCATCTTTCGCGTGGCGGGAAACATTGCGATCGATGCCCTGCGTCGTGACCAGCGCCTTGCCGCCTGCCACGACGACAGTGAGGGCATGGTACACGTGGCCTGTGGCGCGCCGGCACCGGAGGCGGCGTTACTGGCCAGCGAGCGCCTGCAGATTCTCGATCAGGCTCTGCTGCAACTGCCCCCCAAAGCGCGCCAGGCGCTGTTGCTCAATCGCGTGGAAGGGTTGACGCAAAGGCAGGTGGCGCAAAGGCTCGGCGTGTCCGAAAGCATGGTGGCCAAGTACATCGGACAGGCGCTGCGGCATTGCCGGGGATGGCTGCAGAAGGCCGGTGTCGCGGCGTGCATGGCGTTGATGCTGGGCAGTTGGTTGGCGTGGCAGCAGGCACCTGTATGGTTGTCCGACTATCACACCGGTACCGGCGAGCGGCACATGCTCACCTTGCCCGATGGCACCCGCGTCACCCTCAACAGCGCCAGTGCCATAAAGGTGGAATTCGACGCGCACGCACGTCGGGTGGTGATAGTGGCTGGCGAGGCGCTGTTCGAGACGTCCGCCGAGGCCCGTCCTTTCGTGGTCGAAACGGCAGGGCTGCCGGTAAACGGCACCGGGGCGAGGTTCAGCGTGCGGCGCGACGGGCATGTGGTCCTTGGCCAGGGTGCTGCGCGGCAGGGCGCTCAAGCCTTGAGCGTAGCGGCCGATGCCGATGCGCAACTGGCCTGGCAACGGGGCAAGTTGATCTTCAATGGCAAGCCTCTAGGCCAAGTGCTGGCTGAGCTTGAGCGCTATCGCCTTGGGCGTATCGTGTTGTCGGATCAACAGCTAGCGGGCCTTGAGGTCAGTGGCGTGTTCGACCTGGATGATCCGCATGCCATGCTGCGCACCCTGGAGCAGCGGTATGGCCTGAAAGTCACCTACCTGCCGTGGCTCGCCGTGGTGTATTGA
- a CDS encoding tRNA-(ms[2]io[6]A)-hydroxylase produces the protein MSLIPEIDAFLGCPTPDAWIEAALADQETLLIDHKNCEFKAASTALSLIAKYNTHVDLINMMSRLAREELVHHEQVLRLMKRRGIPLRPVSAGRYASGLRRLVRAHEPVKLVDTLVVGAFIEARSCERFAALAPHLDEELGRFYHGLLKSEARHYQGYLKLAHHYGDEADIARRVELVRAAEAELIASPDQELRFHSGIPLALAA, from the coding sequence ATGTCCCTGATCCCTGAAATCGACGCCTTCCTGGGCTGCCCTACACCCGATGCCTGGATCGAGGCGGCGCTGGCCGATCAGGAAACACTGCTGATCGACCATAAGAATTGCGAGTTCAAGGCGGCCAGCACGGCATTGAGCCTGATCGCCAAGTACAACACCCATGTTGACCTGATCAACATGATGTCGCGCCTGGCGCGCGAGGAGCTGGTTCATCACGAGCAGGTCTTGCGGCTGATGAAGCGCCGAGGCATACCCCTGCGCCCTGTGTCGGCGGGTCGCTACGCCTCGGGCCTGCGTCGTCTGGTGCGTGCCCACGAGCCGGTCAAGCTGGTAGATACGCTGGTGGTCGGGGCATTTATCGAGGCACGCAGCTGCGAACGCTTCGCGGCCCTGGCGCCGCACCTGGATGAAGAACTGGGCCGTTTCTATCACGGCCTGCTCAAGAGTGAAGCGCGCCACTATCAGGGCTACCTGAAGTTGGCGCACCACTATGGCGATGAGGCGGACATTGCGCGCCGGGTTGAACTGGTACGCGCCGCTGAAGCGGAACTCATCGCCTCACCGGATCAAGAGCTGCGTTTTCACAGCGGTATACCGCTGGCACTGGCCGCCTGA
- a CDS encoding PQQ-dependent sugar dehydrogenase gives MSRATWLVTLAAAALAPLLTHAAAQQTFKSEDGTLTVDTVANGLRTPWALAFLPGGQDMLVTERIGNLRVINAEGKVGPPISGVPKVWAEGQGGLLDVALSPEFDQDRTVYLSYAEEGSDGKAGTAVGRGQLSTDRARLENFTVIFRQQPKLSEGNHFGSRLVFDRNGYLFIALGENNQRPTAQDLDKLQGKVVRILPDGEVPKDNPFYGQKNVRPEIWSFGHRNQQGAALNPWTGALWTNEHGPRGGDEINIPKPGKNYGWPIATHGINYSMLPIPEAKGKHVDGMVDPHHVWEKSPGVSGMAFYDSPVFTAWDHNVFIGALATQELIRLQLKGDKVVHEERLLGDMKARIRDVRVGPDGYLYVLTDAKDGELLKVGLARPD, from the coding sequence ATGTCCCGAGCAACCTGGCTGGTTACCCTGGCCGCTGCTGCACTAGCGCCTCTGTTAACCCATGCCGCTGCCCAGCAGACGTTCAAAAGTGAAGACGGCACCCTTACCGTCGATACCGTGGCCAACGGTCTGCGTACGCCGTGGGCGCTGGCGTTCCTGCCTGGCGGCCAGGACATGCTGGTCACCGAACGCATCGGCAACCTGCGCGTGATCAATGCCGAGGGCAAGGTCGGCCCGCCCATCAGTGGCGTGCCCAAAGTCTGGGCCGAGGGCCAGGGCGGCCTGCTGGATGTGGCCTTGTCGCCCGAGTTCGACCAGGACCGTACGGTGTACCTGTCCTATGCCGAGGAGGGCAGCGACGGCAAGGCCGGGACCGCTGTGGGCCGTGGCCAGCTGTCGACCGATCGTGCCCGCCTGGAAAACTTCACCGTTATCTTCCGCCAGCAACCCAAGTTGTCGGAGGGCAATCATTTTGGGTCGCGCCTGGTGTTCGACCGCAACGGGTATCTGTTCATCGCCCTGGGTGAGAACAATCAGCGCCCGACGGCTCAGGACCTGGATAAGCTGCAGGGCAAGGTCGTGCGCATCCTGCCAGATGGCGAGGTTCCCAAGGACAACCCATTTTATGGCCAGAAGAACGTGCGCCCCGAAATCTGGTCGTTTGGCCACCGTAACCAGCAGGGCGCTGCGTTGAATCCTTGGACGGGCGCGTTGTGGACCAACGAACACGGCCCCCGTGGCGGTGACGAAATCAACATCCCGAAGCCGGGCAAGAACTACGGTTGGCCCATCGCAACCCACGGCATCAACTATTCGATGCTGCCCATACCAGAGGCCAAGGGTAAACATGTAGATGGCATGGTCGATCCGCACCACGTGTGGGAGAAGTCGCCCGGTGTCAGCGGCATGGCGTTCTATGACAGCCCCGTATTCACCGCATGGGATCACAACGTGTTCATCGGCGCATTGGCCACGCAGGAGCTGATCCGCTTGCAGCTCAAGGGCGACAAGGTGGTGCACGAGGAGCGCCTGCTGGGCGATATGAAAGCGCGCATTCGTGATGTTCGGGTAGGGCCGGACGGTTACCTGTACGTGTTGACCGATGCCAAGGATGGCGAGCTGCTGAAGGTGGGCCTGGCGCGGCCTGACTGA
- the zapE gene encoding cell division protein ZapE has translation MTIEPLQRYQQALETEGFVVDPAQRLAIEALQACFEAVERGRSSQGLYLWGPVGRGKTWLMDQFHRCLTVPSRRQHFHHFMAWVHRRLFQLNGTADPLMALAQELGSEIRVLCFDELFVSDIADAIILGRLFQVLFNLGVVMVATSNQPPGQLYRDGFNRERFLPAIAAIERHMRVLPVAGEQDHRQHPGLPCQRYWVTDDRGSHLAAVFERLSPDDPGTDQPLMLGSRQVQVVRRSAKAIWCRFDALCEQPMATQEFMALCDRFAAILVADIPALSGQQQAGRIARGTEDGASRVLAGDRDLPALSPKDDAVRRFIALVDECYDRRVALYLEAQVPLEALYTQGYLAFPYQRTLSRLREMQLQRFA, from the coding sequence ATGACCATCGAACCCTTGCAACGCTACCAGCAAGCCCTGGAAACCGAGGGCTTTGTCGTTGACCCCGCACAGCGCCTCGCCATCGAGGCGCTGCAGGCCTGCTTCGAGGCTGTCGAACGTGGACGATCCAGCCAGGGCCTCTACCTGTGGGGGCCAGTGGGGCGGGGCAAGACCTGGTTGATGGATCAGTTTCACCGGTGCCTGACCGTGCCGAGTCGCCGCCAGCATTTTCACCACTTCATGGCTTGGGTGCACCGTCGGTTGTTTCAGCTCAATGGCACGGCGGATCCCCTTATGGCGCTGGCGCAGGAGCTAGGAAGCGAAATCCGCGTGCTGTGCTTCGATGAGTTGTTCGTCAGTGACATTGCCGACGCAATCATTCTCGGCCGTTTGTTCCAGGTGCTGTTCAACCTGGGCGTGGTGATGGTTGCCACGTCCAACCAGCCGCCAGGGCAACTGTACCGCGATGGCTTCAACCGCGAACGCTTCCTGCCCGCCATCGCTGCCATCGAGCGGCACATGCGTGTGCTGCCGGTAGCGGGCGAGCAAGACCATCGGCAACACCCGGGCCTGCCGTGCCAGCGCTACTGGGTCACCGACGACCGGGGCAGTCACCTTGCCGCGGTCTTCGAGCGACTGAGCCCGGACGACCCAGGCACCGACCAGCCCCTCATGCTGGGCAGTCGGCAGGTGCAGGTGGTGCGCCGAAGTGCGAAGGCCATCTGGTGCCGTTTCGACGCGTTGTGCGAACAGCCGATGGCTACCCAGGAATTCATGGCGCTGTGCGACCGTTTCGCGGCGATCCTGGTCGCGGACATACCGGCGCTGAGTGGTCAGCAACAGGCCGGGCGTATCGCCCGTGGCACAGAGGACGGCGCCTCCCGTGTGCTAGCGGGCGACCGCGACTTGCCGGCACTCTCGCCCAAGGACGATGCCGTGCGCCGCTTCATCGCCTTGGTCGATGAATGCTACGACCGCCGTGTGGCGCTGTACTTGGAGGCACAGGTGCCGCTCGAGGCGCTGTACACGCAGGGGTATCTCGCCTTCCCCTACCAGCGCACCCTCAGCCGGCTGCGTGAAATGCAGCTGCAGCGCTTCGCCTGA
- a CDS encoding LEA type 2 family protein, translating to MTLRPSLITRLLTVLLMSATLGACALLQPRDPVSISVIGLEPLPGQDLELRMAVKLRVQNPNETPIEYNGIAVNLEVNGQPLAAGVSDQAGQIGRYGEAVVQVPVSITAFAFLRQAYGLGKLNALQGLPYTLRGKLASGPFGTVRFSDKGTLDLPKGDEW from the coding sequence ATGACCCTTCGCCCTTCGCTCATCACCCGTCTGCTCACTGTCCTGCTGATGTCGGCGACCTTGGGCGCGTGCGCGCTGTTGCAACCCCGGGATCCGGTTTCGATCAGCGTGATCGGCTTGGAGCCCTTGCCTGGACAGGACCTGGAGTTGCGCATGGCGGTAAAGTTACGGGTGCAGAACCCCAATGAGACGCCGATCGAGTACAACGGTATTGCAGTGAACCTGGAGGTCAACGGCCAGCCATTGGCAGCGGGCGTCAGCGACCAGGCCGGACAGATTGGCCGGTATGGCGAGGCGGTGGTCCAAGTGCCGGTGAGCATCACCGCATTTGCGTTTCTGCGCCAGGCCTATGGGCTAGGCAAGCTGAACGCGCTGCAAGGCCTGCCCTACACGCTGCGCGGCAAACTGGCCAGCGGCCCTTTCGGCACGGTGCGGTTCAGTGACAAAGGCACGCTGGACCTGCCCAAGGGCGACGAGTGGTAA
- a CDS encoding DUF411 domain-containing protein, producing MLRSNCLALGLLTFTALAQATDTIDVYRDPHCGCCKAWISHLQENGFTVNDHVEPDMSAVKQRLQVPPRHASCHTGVIAGKFVEGHVPATHVRELVSRSDLKGMAVPGMPAGSPGMEMGERRDAYRVIGIDSEGKDTVVADY from the coding sequence ATGCTGCGTTCAAATTGCCTGGCCCTTGGCCTGTTGACCTTCACCGCCCTTGCACAGGCCACCGACACCATCGACGTCTACCGCGACCCCCACTGTGGTTGTTGCAAAGCCTGGATCAGTCACCTCCAAGAGAACGGCTTTACCGTGAACGACCATGTCGAACCAGACATGAGCGCCGTCAAGCAACGCCTGCAAGTACCGCCGCGCCATGCGTCGTGTCATACCGGGGTCATCGCTGGCAAGTTCGTCGAAGGCCATGTCCCCGCTACCCACGTGCGTGAACTGGTTAGCCGCAGTGATCTCAAGGGCATGGCCGTTCCAGGCATGCCAGCCGGTTCACCGGGCATGGAAATGGGTGAGCGCAGGGATGCCTATCGGGTGATCGGTATCGACTCGGAGGGGAAAGATACAGTAGTCGCCGATTACTGA
- a CDS encoding TonB-dependent receptor — translation MPTLSNSRCRFLPPVLMSCGALAVLAGALPAHVAAATQQGYVQTAQVQLDVPVQPLDQALTRFADQAGLHLLYTTADVAGLQSPNLQGAYSVEQALQRLLEGTGLSWQFTDARTVTLRKHDTSLQAINLKPIEVSVASRTSTAISEIPGTVWVVDQQQLREQIDSGVSLKEAIGKLVPGLDLAPEGRTNYGQNMRGRSVLVMIDGVSQNSSRGLSRQFDSISPFNVQRVEVLSGASAIYGGGATGGIINIVTKKGEAGPARFETQLGASSGFNNSDDLATRFAQSISGGNERFNARLGVSGEQNEAFYDGAGDQIFIDNTQTDLQYNRTLDLLGSLGMQFDDQQSLDLLAQYYDSGNHGSTGIWFPNLNYNGPSDLEEAQLRSGYSSDLNPRTRRVLLNANYHHNDVLGQDFYLQASYRKENNNFYPFPYYNRGTPTGSRGVYFAASQQNFEVTSLKGLFAKQWDTLKFTYGVDIDRERFNADQTVFDARVSSESGGLDLDKASKAARYPSYVIDGVSLYGQLEWRATDNLTFSGGARRQQMDVEVGDYKGVPGGSNDYQVNLYNLGAIYDFKNGHQLWANYGEGFDLPDPAKYYGKPGLSVGDNPLAGIKSRQVELGWRYADVQWDAQAALYYIWSDKIINVDSQTLTIDVEDQKSRDFGFEGALTRHFDRGWEAGGTLHLTRSEEEADGGGWRKRDARYASLSKATAFVGWKDDGRSARLQANRAFSLKDDAQHKIDGYTTLDLLGSQDTDYGTFSAGIQNLLDKQYSTVWGQRATLFYSPTYGPAYLYDYQGRGRTYTLTWSLAY, via the coding sequence ATGCCCACGCTCTCGAATAGCCGCTGCCGTTTTCTGCCACCTGTGTTGATGTCGTGCGGCGCGTTGGCCGTATTGGCCGGCGCGCTGCCCGCTCACGTCGCTGCTGCAACACAGCAGGGATATGTGCAGACCGCGCAGGTACAGCTGGATGTCCCGGTGCAGCCGCTGGACCAGGCGTTGACGCGCTTTGCCGATCAGGCCGGCCTGCATTTGCTGTACACCACCGCTGACGTGGCTGGCCTGCAGAGCCCGAACCTGCAGGGCGCCTACAGTGTCGAGCAAGCCTTGCAGCGGTTGCTCGAAGGCACCGGCTTGAGCTGGCAGTTCACCGATGCGCGGACGGTGACGCTGCGCAAGCACGATACCTCCCTGCAGGCCATCAACCTCAAGCCGATTGAAGTAAGCGTGGCCTCGCGCACCAGTACTGCCATCAGCGAGATCCCAGGCACCGTGTGGGTGGTCGATCAGCAGCAACTGCGCGAGCAGATCGACAGTGGCGTAAGCCTCAAGGAAGCCATCGGCAAACTGGTGCCTGGCCTTGACCTGGCGCCGGAGGGGCGCACCAACTACGGGCAGAACATGCGTGGGCGCAGCGTGCTGGTGATGATCGATGGCGTCAGCCAGAACAGCTCGCGAGGCCTGTCGCGCCAGTTCGACAGTATCTCGCCTTTCAACGTGCAGCGCGTCGAAGTGCTGTCCGGCGCCAGCGCCATCTACGGGGGCGGTGCGACCGGGGGCATCATCAACATCGTGACAAAAAAGGGCGAGGCAGGCCCTGCGCGTTTCGAAACCCAGCTCGGCGCCAGCAGCGGTTTCAACAACAGCGATGATCTGGCGACCCGCTTCGCCCAGTCGATCAGCGGTGGCAACGAGCGGTTCAATGCGCGTCTTGGTGTGTCCGGCGAGCAGAACGAGGCGTTCTACGATGGAGCAGGCGATCAGATCTTCATTGACAATACCCAGACCGACCTGCAATACAACCGCACCCTGGACCTGCTTGGCAGCCTGGGCATGCAGTTCGATGATCAACAGAGCCTTGACCTGCTGGCCCAGTACTACGATTCCGGCAACCATGGCAGCACCGGCATCTGGTTTCCCAACCTCAATTACAATGGCCCCTCCGACCTCGAAGAGGCCCAGTTGCGCAGCGGGTACTCGTCCGACCTGAACCCGCGCACCCGGCGCGTGCTGCTCAATGCCAATTACCACCACAATGATGTGCTGGGCCAGGATTTCTACCTGCAGGCTTCCTACCGCAAGGAAAACAACAACTTCTACCCGTTCCCGTACTACAACCGTGGTACACCGACCGGCTCGCGCGGTGTGTATTTTGCAGCCTCGCAGCAGAACTTCGAGGTCACCAGCCTCAAAGGGCTGTTCGCCAAGCAGTGGGACACGCTGAAATTCACCTATGGCGTGGACATTGACCGCGAACGTTTCAACGCTGACCAGACCGTGTTCGATGCGCGGGTGTCCTCTGAAAGCGGCGGGCTGGACCTGGACAAGGCCAGCAAGGCTGCGCGCTACCCCAGCTACGTGATCGATGGGGTCTCGCTGTATGGCCAGCTTGAATGGCGCGCCACCGACAACCTGACGTTCTCCGGCGGCGCCCGGCGCCAGCAGATGGATGTGGAGGTGGGTGACTACAAGGGCGTTCCAGGTGGGAGTAACGACTATCAGGTCAATCTCTACAACCTGGGGGCGATCTACGACTTCAAGAACGGCCACCAGCTGTGGGCCAACTACGGCGAAGGCTTTGACCTGCCCGATCCGGCCAAGTATTACGGCAAACCTGGTCTTAGTGTCGGGGACAACCCGCTGGCCGGGATCAAGAGCCGCCAGGTGGAGCTAGGCTGGCGCTATGCCGACGTGCAGTGGGACGCTCAAGCCGCGCTGTACTACATCTGGTCGGACAAGATCATCAATGTGGATTCGCAAACCCTCACCATTGACGTCGAAGACCAGAAAAGTCGCGACTTTGGCTTCGAAGGGGCACTCACCCGCCACTTCGACCGAGGTTGGGAAGCCGGCGGCACGCTGCACCTCACCCGTTCCGAGGAAGAGGCAGACGGCGGCGGGTGGCGCAAGCGTGATGCGCGTTATGCTTCCTTGTCCAAAGCCACCGCGTTCGTTGGCTGGAAGGATGACGGGCGCAGTGCGCGGTTGCAGGCCAATCGGGCCTTCAGCTTGAAGGACGATGCCCAACACAAGATCGATGGCTATACCACGCTCGATTTACTGGGCAGCCAGGACACCGACTACGGCACCTTCAGCGCAGGTATCCAGAACTTGCTGGACAAGCAGTACAGCACTGTGTGGGGCCAGCGGGCGACGCTGTTCTACTCGCCCACCTACGGGCCTGCCTACCTCTACGATTACCAAGGGCGAGGCAGGACCTACACGCTGACCTGGAGCCTTGCGTACTAA